Proteins encoded within one genomic window of Gadus chalcogrammus isolate NIFS_2021 chromosome 6, NIFS_Gcha_1.0, whole genome shotgun sequence:
- the LOC130384806 gene encoding uncharacterized protein LOC130384806: MTTSGVDWLFKNKDKVERAVEFMGKGCEVLASTVGQLHPILEAVFMTSAEILSNPEGKEARYLTEQFEQVNLKLEGLQAEQEQIAREGVRSSMNKQNFDREAQMLSQYEKFQEFINAKPKFKAKKKEKFLSHYENTDRDLNLDALYNAVIGKDSMLDKVLYVEARGRRAVEGFCASLKKLFVVGIFAVMGYAALKEGEIDQEMLKKWQDRMERVKILMKAAVDDCTQNFAEQAKADTEDELRDKTGSLSGDFIKPILASLVKKYDWVSWSVRVLRAEEWFLYDWIVGKKFSGWAGGENYFEASTKNKFMVEVSFCVEPVILDQTHIRKAIEGQRMKKNMVDVAATLSGNVPDCLVHAVHPRKDVVENNNFKPECYYFVKHESAYICIHPL, translated from the coding sequence ATGACCACCTCTGGGGTGGATTGGCTGTTTAAGAACAAGGACAAGGTGGAGCGAGCGGTGGAGTTCATGGGCAAGGGTTGTGAGGTCCTGGCCTCCACCGTGGGCCAGCTCCACCCCATCCTGGAGGCCGTGTTCATGACCTCCGCCGAGATCCTCAGCAACCCCGAGGGCAAGGAGGCCCGCTACCTGACAGAGCAGTTTGAGCAGGTCAACCTGAAGCTGGAGGGGCTGCAGGCCGAGCAGGAGCAGATCGCCCGCGAGGGCGTGAGATCATCCATGAACAAGCAGAACTTCGATCGCGAGGCCCAGATGCTCAGCCAGTACGAGAAGTTCCAGGAGTTCATCAACGCCAAGCCCAAGTTCAAAgccaagaagaaggagaagttcCTCAGCCACTACGAGAACACCGACAGGGACCTCAACCTGGACGCCCTCTACAACGCCGTCATAGGCAAGGACAGCATGCTGGATAAAGTGCTCTACGTCGAGGCCAGAGGCCGGCGGGCGGTGGAGGGATTCTGCGCGAGCCTCAAGAAGCTCTTTGTCGTGGGGATCTTTGCCGTCATGGGCTACGCCGCCCTGAAGGAGGGCGAGATCGACCAGGAGATGCTGAAGAAGTGGCAGGACCGCATGGAGAGGGTAAAGATCCTGATGAAGGCGGCCGTGGACGACTGCACCCAGAACTTTGCCGAGCAGGCCAAAGCCGACACGGAGGACGAGCTCCGGGACAAGACGGGCAGCCTGAGCGGGGACTTCATCAAGCCCATCCTGGCGTCCCTGGTGAAGAAGTACGACTGGGTGAGCTGGTCCGTCCGCGTGCTGCGGGCCGAGGAGTGGTTCCTGTACGACTGGATAGTGGGCAAGAAGTTCAGCGGCTGGGCCGGAGGGGAGAACTATTTCGAGGCGTCGACCAAGAACAAGTTCATGGTGGAGGTGTCCTTCTGCGTGGAGCCGGTGATCCTCGACCAGACCCACATCCGGAAGGCCATCGAGGGCCAGAGGATGAAGAAAAACATGGTGGACGTGGCCGCCACTCTGAGCGGGAACGTTCCGGACTGTCTGGTGCACGCCGTCCACCCTCGGAAGGATGTGGTGGAGAACAACAACTTCAAGCCTGAGTGCTACTACTTTGTCAAACACGAAAGTGCCTACATCTGCATTCACCCCCTGTAG